A stretch of Chitinophaga caeni DNA encodes these proteins:
- a CDS encoding 2OG-Fe(II) oxygenase, whose product MMPIKHRLAQYSWETLRLQLHEQGFAILPRLFYNNETKALVEQFDAENLYRKTVIMERYRFGRGTYKYYKDPLPNIIHHTREALYSFLAPVANLWMEQLKIDIRYPQEYQSFYELCRKAGQELPASLILSYETGGFNTLHQDLYGDIYFPMQAVVGLNQPGKDYEGGEFVLVQQNPRAQSSAKVIRLHEGDMLIFTTQFRPYKGKYGYAKLMLKHGVSEVTYGRRSALGIIFHLANQ is encoded by the coding sequence ATGATGCCAATTAAACACAGACTCGCGCAATATTCTTGGGAAACCTTGAGGCTGCAATTACATGAACAAGGTTTTGCCATATTACCCAGGTTATTTTATAACAACGAAACCAAGGCTCTAGTTGAACAATTTGATGCAGAAAATCTTTATAGGAAAACTGTCATCATGGAGCGTTACCGTTTTGGAAGGGGGACTTACAAATATTATAAAGATCCTTTACCTAATATTATCCACCATACCCGTGAAGCGCTTTATAGCTTCTTGGCGCCTGTAGCCAATTTGTGGATGGAGCAGCTTAAGATAGATATTAGGTACCCGCAGGAATATCAATCTTTCTATGAACTATGTCGCAAAGCCGGCCAAGAGTTGCCGGCCAGCTTGATCCTTTCTTATGAAACAGGGGGATTTAACACCCTGCATCAAGATTTATACGGGGATATTTATTTCCCGATGCAGGCTGTCGTTGGCTTGAATCAACCCGGGAAAGACTATGAAGGTGGGGAGTTTGTATTGGTTCAACAAAATCCCAGGGCGCAATCTTCCGCCAAGGTGATCCGTTTACATGAAGGGGATATGTTGATCTTTACCACGCAATTTCGTCCATATAAAGGGAAATACGGTTATGCCAAGTTGATGTTGAAGCATGGTGTTTCTGAAGTCACCTACGGCAGAAGAAGCGCATTAGGTATTATCTTTCACTTGGCAAACCAGTAA
- a CDS encoding DNA-3-methyladenine glycosylase family protein, translating into MPVKKSFSIPVPALFSFDECAWFLHRNFDDCMHKVVDGKVYKALEYDGNVLLFSIEGRKEHIYIKSLLDGWSTDTIQFIRRYIVEWFDLDRDIQVFYSLLASQPPFQQMTEDYLGLRLIGINDLFEALAWSIIGQQINLKFAYTLKRRLVEKLGKSVQWQQHMFYIFPQPSAILTADDQWLREIQLSSKKIEYLKIVAAAFIDGTLSKEELKSLPTSEARHRHLIRLKGIGKWTANYALMKSIKDLNVIPHGDIGIYQALENFGMLANRKDQAQIENIFANFDGWEAYFVLYLWRSLVNK; encoded by the coding sequence ATGCCAGTAAAAAAATCTTTTTCAATTCCCGTCCCGGCATTATTCAGCTTTGATGAATGTGCTTGGTTCTTACATCGCAATTTCGATGATTGTATGCACAAGGTTGTGGATGGGAAAGTTTACAAAGCATTAGAATATGATGGAAATGTCTTGTTATTTTCAATCGAAGGAAGAAAGGAGCATATTTATATAAAAAGCTTACTGGATGGTTGGAGCACGGATACTATTCAATTCATCCGCAGGTACATCGTGGAATGGTTTGATCTGGATCGCGACATACAGGTTTTCTATTCTTTACTGGCTAGCCAGCCTCCATTTCAGCAGATGACCGAAGATTACTTGGGTTTAAGATTAATCGGCATAAATGATCTTTTCGAAGCGCTAGCTTGGAGTATTATTGGGCAACAGATTAATTTAAAATTTGCTTACACGTTAAAAAGGCGGTTGGTAGAAAAGCTGGGGAAGTCCGTGCAGTGGCAACAACATATGTTTTATATATTCCCGCAACCATCCGCAATCTTGACTGCGGATGATCAATGGCTTCGGGAAATTCAATTATCAAGTAAGAAAATAGAATACCTGAAAATAGTAGCAGCAGCATTTATAGATGGTACGTTGTCGAAGGAAGAACTAAAATCTTTACCAACTTCCGAAGCCCGGCACCGCCATTTAATCCGTTTAAAAGGTATTGGAAAATGGACGGCCAATTACGCATTGATGAAATCAATCAAAGATCTCAATGTAATTCCGCACGGGGATATCGGTATTTATCAAGCCTTGGAAAATTTCGGGATGCTAGCTAACCGTAAGGACCAGGCTCAAATAGAAAATATCTTTGCAAATTTCGATGGTTGGGAAGCGTACTTCGTTCTTTACTTATGGCGCAGCCTGGTAAATAAATAA
- the bshA gene encoding N-acetyl-alpha-D-glucosaminyl L-malate synthase BshA: MNIGIVCYPTYGGSGVLATELGKALADKGHMVHFITYQQPVRLNAFHANIFYHEVQVPTYPLFDFPPYESALSSTMVDVILNQKLDLLHVHYAIPHASTAYLAKQIAAKHGIRIPFITTLHGTDITLVGKDKTYEPVVTFSINESDAITAVSKNLREETYKSFPIEKEIEVIYNFVDTARFKRRDLSHFRNAIAPNGEKILLHVSNFRKVKRVPDVVNTFKIVREKIPAKLLLVGDGPDRPVIEAMCREYGICPDVRFVGKQEQLEDVMSISDLFILPSEYESFGLAALEAMASEVPVLSSNAGGLPEINIDGETGYTSPVGDVESMAKHAIQVLENPELLAKLRAGALKQAQRFHINNIIPEYEKLYQKVIKPRVPIVA, from the coding sequence ATGAATATTGGGATCGTATGCTACCCCACGTATGGCGGTAGTGGAGTTTTGGCCACGGAATTAGGAAAAGCCTTGGCAGACAAAGGCCATATGGTACATTTTATTACATACCAGCAACCGGTTCGCTTAAATGCTTTTCATGCCAATATTTTTTATCACGAAGTACAGGTTCCCACCTATCCCCTGTTTGATTTTCCTCCTTATGAATCGGCATTGAGCAGCACCATGGTGGATGTTATTCTCAATCAAAAACTGGATTTATTACATGTCCATTATGCTATACCGCATGCTTCCACGGCTTACCTTGCGAAGCAGATCGCGGCGAAGCATGGCATCAGGATTCCATTTATTACAACTTTGCACGGCACTGATATAACATTGGTAGGGAAAGATAAAACGTATGAACCCGTCGTAACTTTTTCTATCAACGAATCGGATGCCATCACCGCCGTTTCCAAAAATTTACGGGAAGAAACGTATAAATCGTTTCCCATCGAGAAGGAGATTGAAGTGATTTATAATTTCGTAGATACGGCCCGTTTCAAAAGGCGTGATTTATCTCATTTTAGAAATGCCATCGCGCCGAATGGAGAAAAAATATTGCTACACGTTTCCAACTTTAGGAAGGTGAAACGTGTGCCGGATGTTGTCAATACATTCAAAATTGTTAGGGAAAAAATACCTGCTAAATTACTGTTAGTCGGGGATGGTCCTGATAGACCCGTGATTGAAGCGATGTGCCGGGAGTACGGTATTTGTCCCGATGTCAGGTTCGTTGGCAAACAGGAACAATTGGAAGATGTCATGTCTATTTCCGACCTGTTTATTTTGCCTTCGGAGTATGAAAGCTTCGGTTTGGCAGCCTTGGAAGCCATGGCATCAGAAGTGCCCGTTTTATCTTCAAATGCCGGGGGATTACCTGAAATTAATATCGATGGTGAAACAGGGTATACTAGCCCTGTGGGCGATGTTGAGTCGATGGCGAAACACGCTATACAAGTATTAGAGAACCCGGAACTTTTAGCGAAACTGAGGGCCGGCGCTTTAAAGCAGGCGCAAAGATTCCACATCAATAATATTATCCCGGAATACGAGAAATTATACCAGAAGGTGATCAAACCCAGGGTGCCTATCGTTGCTTGA
- a CDS encoding RNA polymerase sigma factor: protein MRSDVKKYTSWDDQMLVSAMQLHSDIYAFEEIYKRHWFRLFGYAKNQLDNDQEAEELIQSLFEKLWVNRQKVNVTNIGAYLAVALRNSLMDVFRKRQSALKFKATLPGEPVSNVTEDDVNRNLLLESIETVLAELPEKTRDVFQQSRYENRSVKEIAGNLDLSEKAVEYHITKAIKLLKQRLKGYLPTVIIFFLIFL, encoded by the coding sequence ATGAGAAGTGACGTAAAGAAATACACTTCATGGGATGACCAAATGTTAGTGAGCGCAATGCAGCTTCACTCGGATATCTATGCCTTCGAAGAAATATATAAAAGGCATTGGTTCAGGCTTTTCGGCTATGCCAAAAACCAGTTGGACAACGATCAGGAAGCAGAAGAACTGATTCAATCGCTGTTTGAAAAACTTTGGGTCAACCGCCAGAAAGTCAATGTTACAAACATCGGGGCTTACCTTGCCGTGGCACTTAGAAATAGTTTGATGGATGTATTCCGCAAGCGCCAATCTGCCCTTAAATTTAAAGCGACCTTACCCGGTGAGCCCGTTTCGAATGTTACGGAGGATGATGTAAACCGCAACTTATTACTTGAATCTATTGAAACCGTATTAGCAGAATTACCCGAAAAAACACGGGATGTATTCCAACAAAGCCGCTATGAAAATCGTAGTGTCAAGGAAATTGCCGGCAACCTCGATCTTTCGGAAAAAGCGGTTGAATACCATATCACCAAGGCAATTAAATTACTAAAACAGCGTCTCAAGGGCTATTTACCTACTGTCATTATATTTTTTTTAATTTTTCTTTAG
- a CDS encoding alpha-ketoglutarate-dependent dioxygenase AlkB family protein, which yields MMQTNQENLLPFHGNVYFFPNFFGDEESRELFESLYHELHWKHKPIKIFGKEIMQPRLTAFYGDPGTSYTYSGLQQAAIPWHPALSGIKRKIETACPEPFNCVLANLYRDGQDSMGWHRDNEESLGACPTIASVSLGASRSFQMRDYATKSTRLSFELGNGSLLIMSGETQQYWEHQVPKSKPISSPRINLTFRHIMANF from the coding sequence ATGATGCAAACAAACCAGGAGAACTTGTTACCATTCCACGGGAATGTATATTTCTTTCCAAACTTTTTTGGCGATGAAGAAAGCCGTGAATTATTCGAGTCTCTCTATCATGAACTACATTGGAAACATAAACCCATAAAAATCTTCGGAAAAGAAATAATGCAACCGAGGTTGACCGCTTTTTACGGTGATCCCGGAACCAGTTATACATATTCGGGGCTACAACAAGCGGCAATACCATGGCATCCAGCATTATCAGGAATTAAACGGAAGATCGAGACGGCCTGCCCGGAACCTTTTAATTGCGTATTGGCAAATTTATACCGCGATGGACAAGATAGCATGGGCTGGCACCGCGATAATGAAGAAAGCCTCGGCGCTTGCCCTACGATTGCTTCTGTGAGCTTGGGCGCTAGCCGCAGCTTCCAAATGCGCGATTATGCGACAAAATCAACCCGTTTAAGCTTTGAACTGGGTAATGGCAGCCTACTCATCATGTCCGGGGAAACGCAGCAATATTGGGAACACCAGGTTCCTAAAAGTAAGCCAATAAGTTCGCCGCGGATCAATCTCACCTTCAGGCATATCATGGCAAATTTTTAG
- a CDS encoding M20/M25/M40 family metallo-hydrolase, with protein MKKYLLLLLGCGFVPAANAQHNEDSITIRKMANEILSNGNAYEDLRILTKTIGGRLAGSPQMVKAEHWGFKTLENAGADTVYYQECMVPHWVRGEKEVVKIVGAKSLNLNAIALGKSVATPAKGITAQVIEVKDFDDLEAKKDQLKGKIVFYNYHFNPTFVKTFYSYGDAVRYRGQGPSKAAQYGALAVIIRSMSHATDNQPHTGSTNYDSKYPKIAAVAVGLEDADLLSKQIAANPGTKVFIKTNCQTLPDTIGHNVIGELRGSVYPDEYITVGGHLDSWDVAEGAHDDGTGCVQSIEILRTYKKLGIQPKRTLRVVLFANEENGARGAEKYAEVAKENNEKHVFALESDAGGFTPRGFTLSMSTAQRNKIKSWSSLLMPYGAYDFDEEGGGVDVGFIHRALGVPMGELSPDSQRYFDIHHAPSDVFENVNKRELNLGTITMGALLYLIDKYGL; from the coding sequence ATGAAGAAATATCTGCTCCTCCTTTTGGGGTGCGGTTTTGTACCTGCTGCCAATGCTCAACATAACGAGGATTCCATCACGATCCGCAAGATGGCCAACGAAATCCTTTCGAATGGTAATGCTTATGAAGACCTTAGAATATTAACGAAAACCATCGGCGGAAGGTTGGCCGGATCCCCGCAAATGGTGAAAGCCGAACATTGGGGCTTTAAAACCCTAGAAAATGCCGGGGCTGACACGGTATATTACCAAGAATGCATGGTGCCGCATTGGGTGCGCGGGGAAAAGGAAGTTGTAAAGATTGTAGGCGCTAAATCATTGAATTTAAATGCGATAGCGCTCGGTAAATCCGTGGCTACTCCAGCGAAAGGCATCACTGCCCAGGTAATAGAAGTAAAAGACTTCGATGATTTAGAAGCCAAGAAAGATCAGCTGAAAGGTAAAATCGTATTTTATAATTACCATTTTAATCCAACTTTTGTCAAAACTTTTTACTCCTACGGGGATGCCGTTCGTTACCGCGGTCAAGGTCCCAGCAAAGCCGCCCAATATGGAGCCCTGGCCGTAATTATTAGGTCAATGTCGCATGCTACTGATAATCAACCACATACAGGATCTACAAATTATGATTCAAAATACCCGAAGATCGCCGCCGTGGCAGTTGGATTAGAAGATGCTGATCTTCTGAGCAAACAAATTGCCGCCAACCCGGGGACGAAAGTTTTTATAAAAACAAATTGTCAAACCTTACCTGATACGATTGGCCATAACGTAATCGGCGAGCTTAGGGGTAGCGTTTATCCGGATGAATATATCACGGTTGGCGGTCACCTCGACTCCTGGGATGTTGCCGAAGGGGCGCATGATGATGGAACGGGTTGCGTGCAATCTATCGAGATTCTCAGGACGTATAAAAAACTGGGCATCCAGCCGAAGAGGACTTTAAGAGTAGTACTTTTTGCCAACGAGGAAAACGGCGCACGCGGGGCGGAAAAATATGCGGAAGTAGCCAAAGAAAATAATGAAAAACATGTTTTCGCGTTGGAAAGTGATGCGGGCGGATTTACGCCGCGGGGATTTACTTTGAGTATGAGCACTGCGCAGAGAAATAAAATCAAATCTTGGAGCTCGCTGTTAATGCCATATGGCGCTTACGACTTCGATGAAGAAGGCGGTGGCGTGGATGTTGGATTTATACACCGTGCGCTAGGTGTTCCGATGGGTGAACTTTCCCCCGACTCCCAACGTTATTTTGATATTCATCATGCTCCATCGGATGTATTTGAAAATGTGAATAAGCGGGAATTGAATCTCGGTACCATCACGATGGGCGCATTATTATACTTGATTGATAAATATGGATTATAA
- a CDS encoding SAM-dependent methyltransferase has protein sequence MKQIGKVYLIPTVLSADALFSLPAYITDVARRLKIFFVENERTARRFLKSLDRDINIDELSLHLMHENHPPDLALAKKYLQEGKEIGVISEAGCPAIADPGNLIVQAAHELKASVIPMVGPNSILLALMASGMNGQNFQFVGYLPIKPPARGQALKDLEALSAKKQQTIIFIETPYRNHQLIQDIVQNCKDNTRLCIAADLTSGTEFIRTQTVKAWRQELDKLALHKRPAIFLIQSS, from the coding sequence ATGAAGCAAATAGGAAAAGTTTACTTGATACCAACCGTCCTCAGTGCAGATGCTTTATTTTCCTTACCTGCTTATATTACTGATGTCGCGAGAAGATTGAAGATTTTCTTCGTAGAAAATGAGCGCACTGCCCGCAGGTTTTTAAAATCCTTGGATCGTGATATCAACATCGATGAATTGTCTTTACACTTGATGCACGAAAATCACCCGCCGGACTTAGCTTTAGCTAAAAAATATTTACAGGAGGGCAAGGAAATCGGTGTGATTAGTGAGGCGGGGTGTCCTGCAATCGCTGATCCCGGCAACCTCATCGTGCAGGCGGCACACGAGCTCAAGGCCAGCGTTATCCCGATGGTGGGACCTAATTCGATTTTATTAGCCTTAATGGCTTCCGGGATGAATGGACAAAATTTTCAGTTCGTCGGCTACCTACCCATAAAGCCACCCGCACGGGGACAAGCGCTAAAGGACTTGGAAGCCCTTTCGGCCAAGAAACAACAAACCATCATCTTTATAGAAACGCCTTATAGAAACCATCAATTGATACAAGATATCGTACAAAACTGTAAGGATAATACCAGGCTTTGTATTGCTGCGGATCTTACCTCTGGTACGGAGTTTATCCGAACGCAAACGGTAAAAGCATGGAGACAAGAGCTGGACAAACTGGCTTTGCATAAACGCCCTGCAATATTTTTAATACAATCTTCTTAA
- a CDS encoding FecR family protein: MSQPEFDSLLEKYLAGKCSQAEEAAVLEWYQTFIQDSDISMSASEKEGLERKVWSNIRSNIRLDRKIFAINSIWKKIGVAASLLLISGLGAYLINREIHNASPTIAFDDVAIPANYTSTSNDSKETKTIQLIDGSSVSLQPGSKIYYPRQSFNGNSRDVFLAGNAFFEVAANPDQHFMVYTSEGMIAEVLGTSFYVLQDTERKKVEVEVISGKVSVYEHHGRSRHRERDTASSVILSPNQKVTYKPEHNRFVTTLVEKPQPVKIHADQETFSFEEAKLSTVLETLEDVYGIQIEVNNPGFANCHFTGDISKQDLYEKLDVICKSVQAAYEIKGTMIYINGNGCK, encoded by the coding sequence ATGAGCCAACCCGAATTTGATTCCTTGTTAGAAAAATACCTCGCCGGAAAATGTTCCCAGGCCGAGGAAGCCGCTGTTTTGGAATGGTACCAAACCTTTATCCAAGACAGCGATATTTCCATGTCTGCATCCGAAAAGGAAGGCTTAGAAAGAAAAGTTTGGTCAAATATCCGCTCCAATATCCGGTTGGATCGTAAAATCTTCGCAATTAATTCTATTTGGAAAAAGATAGGCGTTGCCGCAAGCCTGCTTCTGATCAGTGGCTTAGGCGCTTATTTAATAAACAGGGAAATTCACAACGCCAGTCCAACAATCGCTTTCGATGATGTTGCGATCCCGGCCAACTATACATCCACTTCCAACGACTCAAAGGAAACTAAAACAATCCAGTTGATAGATGGCTCCTCCGTTTCATTACAGCCGGGGAGTAAAATCTACTATCCCCGCCAGTCATTTAATGGAAATTCCCGGGATGTGTTCCTGGCCGGGAATGCTTTTTTCGAGGTAGCAGCTAACCCCGATCAACATTTTATGGTATATACTAGCGAAGGGATGATAGCCGAAGTTTTGGGTACAAGCTTTTATGTATTGCAGGATACTGAACGAAAAAAAGTGGAAGTTGAAGTAATCAGTGGAAAGGTTTCCGTTTATGAACATCATGGTCGTTCGAGACACCGGGAGCGGGATACAGCTAGTAGCGTAATCCTTAGTCCAAATCAAAAAGTGACTTATAAACCGGAACATAACCGGTTCGTTACCACCTTGGTAGAAAAGCCGCAACCGGTTAAGATACATGCTGATCAGGAAACATTCTCTTTTGAAGAGGCGAAGTTATCGACCGTACTGGAGACCTTGGAAGATGTATACGGAATTCAAATCGAGGTAAATAATCCCGGCTTTGCAAATTGTCATTTCACCGGGGATATTTCCAAGCAGGATCTTTACGAAAAATTGGACGTGATCTGTAAGTCGGTACAGGCTGCTTACGAAATAAAAGGAACGATGATTTATATCAATGGCAACGGGTGTAAATAG
- a CDS encoding SusC/RagA family TonB-linked outer membrane protein, producing MKKIRWSVVIHHIMRITCIQLILATIFTFSLYANEAHSQSVLEKQISLSADKMAMRDVLKEIKQQTGVKFTYSSDVVDLGRKISCNLAGTRLKAFFETVLQPIGIDFKVIDDEQILLYQAAVINKTAVADIKISGTIKSESGESLPGVSIRIKGTSNGTTTDANGNFTLAVPGKQSVLEVSYIGYQSQEITVGEQTTLNIILKLEDSKLNEVVVVGYGTQKKKDLTGAVAVVGSEAIENRPIVSAAAGLQGQAAGVNVFAASGKPGYGLTVSIRGTTSLNAKNDPLYVVDGVIVENIDFLNPNDIASFSVLKDAASAAIYGASGANGVVLITTKKGKSGKATVTVNAYTGFSNFAKKIDVLNRDQYLDLIHEMGYVDDGTENTDWQDVTFKTGHEQNLQLGVSGGDEKNRYYISAGYQKQQGVVAPADYDRYSVRVNLENKVKEWMTLSTNLAYSRAVSIDVPDNSGVARGGTILSALSTPPTLGIWKSPGVYSANVNQASMMNPIAFAFAPDQKTRDNRVIGNMAADFKIAKGLSFRSNFGIESQGNRYDYFLDPYSTDLGRDKNGYGISTSIERFVWLWENTLNYKTDIEKHHIEALVGHTMQESDYNYSHIVAREYPNGSVGNINAAAIKEPGTITTKSQWSKRSYLARLNYAYADKYLLQANVRYDGSSRFPSYGRFGWFPSVSAAWRINKEDFFHATWVDDLKLRVGWGKTGNDGIGDYDYYGRFTPDGTGGLAYNNIAKDSLKWEKTAQTNIGVDLSILNGRLTFTADAYLKKTSDLLVAVQTAPSSGFNNQVFNVGEIQNKGLEFGVNAVAVDKAVRWDINGNISFNRNRVNSLGRYTKILNYGGIYERTSAIRVEPGRPLGSFYGYISDGVDPNTGNIMYRDLDKSGGLSDGDRTYIGLAQPKFIYGLTNNVRWKNLELNVFFQGVQGNDMFNASRIELEGMYDSKNQSTAVLRRWTTPGQVTDIPKATKGSNDNSLVSTRFIEDGSYLRLKALTVSYNLTHPLVTKAGFNRLQFYVTVQNLFTITNYSGFDPEVSQNNPNGPALGIDYGTYPQSRSFIFGVNAAF from the coding sequence ATGAAAAAAATACGATGGTCTGTCGTAATTCACCACATTATGAGGATAACCTGCATACAACTTATTCTCGCTACTATCTTTACTTTTTCCTTGTACGCTAACGAGGCACATTCTCAATCCGTACTGGAAAAACAGATATCATTATCTGCCGATAAAATGGCTATGCGGGATGTATTGAAAGAAATCAAACAACAAACTGGTGTTAAGTTTACTTACAGCAGTGATGTGGTTGACCTGGGCAGGAAAATCTCCTGTAACCTTGCCGGTACCCGGTTGAAAGCATTCTTTGAAACTGTGCTCCAACCGATCGGTATCGATTTTAAAGTTATCGATGATGAACAAATATTATTATACCAAGCCGCTGTCATCAATAAAACGGCTGTAGCTGATATAAAAATTTCCGGTACCATAAAATCCGAATCGGGCGAATCATTACCCGGGGTTTCTATCCGTATCAAGGGAACCAGCAATGGTACTACTACCGATGCAAACGGTAATTTTACCCTTGCTGTGCCCGGTAAACAAAGTGTATTGGAAGTATCTTATATCGGTTACCAATCGCAAGAAATTACCGTAGGTGAACAAACTACCTTGAATATCATCTTAAAATTAGAAGATAGCAAATTGAACGAAGTAGTTGTAGTGGGTTACGGTACGCAAAAGAAGAAAGACTTAACCGGGGCAGTTGCCGTGGTAGGTTCCGAAGCAATTGAAAATAGGCCCATCGTAAGCGCCGCCGCAGGTTTACAAGGACAAGCGGCCGGGGTAAACGTATTTGCAGCTTCCGGTAAGCCCGGTTATGGTTTAACAGTAAGCATCCGCGGTACCACTTCTTTGAATGCAAAGAATGATCCCCTTTATGTAGTAGATGGTGTGATCGTTGAAAATATTGATTTCTTAAACCCTAACGACATCGCCAGTTTTTCCGTATTGAAAGACGCGGCCTCTGCCGCTATTTACGGCGCTAGCGGTGCTAACGGTGTCGTATTAATTACTACGAAAAAGGGTAAATCAGGTAAAGCTACCGTAACGGTAAATGCTTATACCGGTTTCTCCAACTTCGCTAAAAAAATCGATGTATTAAACCGTGATCAATACCTGGACCTGATCCATGAGATGGGTTATGTGGATGATGGAACTGAAAATACCGATTGGCAAGATGTTACTTTCAAAACCGGTCATGAGCAAAACCTACAATTAGGCGTTTCCGGCGGCGATGAAAAAAACCGTTACTATATTTCAGCGGGTTATCAGAAGCAACAAGGCGTGGTAGCCCCGGCCGATTACGATCGCTATTCCGTTCGTGTAAACCTCGAAAACAAGGTGAAAGAATGGATGACACTTTCTACCAATTTAGCATATTCCCGTGCCGTTTCCATAGATGTACCGGATAATAGCGGCGTTGCAAGAGGCGGTACTATCTTGTCTGCTTTAAGCACCCCTCCAACTTTAGGCATCTGGAAATCGCCCGGTGTATATTCTGCTAACGTGAACCAAGCTAGTATGATGAACCCGATCGCATTCGCGTTCGCCCCTGATCAAAAAACCAGGGACAACCGCGTGATCGGTAATATGGCGGCTGATTTCAAGATCGCCAAAGGATTATCTTTCCGCTCTAACTTCGGTATCGAATCACAAGGAAACCGTTACGATTATTTCTTGGATCCTTATTCCACTGATTTGGGTCGTGATAAAAATGGTTACGGCATCTCAACTTCCATCGAGCGATTCGTTTGGTTGTGGGAAAACACCTTGAACTATAAGACTGATATTGAAAAACATCATATCGAAGCATTGGTAGGTCATACCATGCAAGAATCCGATTACAATTACAGTCATATCGTAGCCCGCGAATACCCTAACGGATCAGTAGGTAATATTAACGCGGCAGCTATTAAGGAACCGGGTACCATTACAACCAAATCACAATGGTCTAAAAGATCTTACCTAGCAAGGTTGAACTATGCTTATGCAGATAAGTATCTTTTACAAGCAAACGTCCGCTATGACGGATCTTCCCGTTTTCCTTCTTACGGTCGCTTCGGTTGGTTCCCATCAGTATCCGCTGCTTGGAGAATTAACAAGGAAGACTTTTTCCATGCCACTTGGGTTGACGATTTGAAACTGCGTGTAGGTTGGGGTAAGACAGGTAATGACGGTATAGGAGATTACGATTACTACGGCCGCTTTACACCAGATGGTACCGGTGGTTTAGCTTATAACAATATCGCCAAAGACTCCTTGAAATGGGAAAAAACAGCACAAACCAATATCGGTGTTGACCTCAGCATCTTAAATGGCAGGTTAACATTCACGGCTGACGCCTATTTGAAAAAAACCTCGGACCTGTTAGTAGCAGTACAAACTGCACCATCTTCAGGATTTAACAACCAGGTATTTAACGTGGGGGAAATTCAAAACAAAGGTTTAGAATTCGGGGTCAACGCGGTAGCTGTCGATAAAGCAGTAAGATGGGATATCAACGGTAACATTTCCTTTAACCGCAACCGTGTAAACAGCTTGGGTAGATATACCAAGATACTGAACTATGGCGGCATTTACGAAAGAACTAGCGCCATCCGCGTTGAACCGGGAAGGCCTTTAGGTAGCTTCTACGGTTATATTTCCGACGGGGTAGATCCGAACACAGGAAACATCATGTACCGTGACCTGGATAAAAGCGGGGGCCTTTCAGATGGCGACCGTACTTATATCGGTTTAGCTCAACCTAAGTTCATTTACGGTTTGACAAATAATGTTCGTTGGAAAAATTTAGAATTGAACGTGTTTTTCCAAGGAGTGCAGGGTAATGATATGTTCAACGCTTCAAGGATAGAGTTGGAAGGTATGTATGATTCTAAAAATCAAAGTACCGCGGTGTTAAGAAGATGGACAACGCCCGGGCAGGTTACCGATATTCCTAAGGCTACTAAAGGTTCCAACGACAATAGCTTGGTATCTACAAGATTTATTGAAGATGGGTCATACTTACGCTTGAAAGCCTTAACAGTAAGTTACAACTTAACACATCCATTAGTTACTAAAGCAGGTTTCAACAGGTTGCAATTTTACGTAACAGTTCAAAACTTATTTACGATTACAAACTATAGCGGTTTTGATCCGGAAGTTAGTCAGAATAATCCGAACGGACCGGCATTGGGTATCGATTATGGTACTTATCCACAATCCCGCTCCTTTATTTTCGGTGTGAACGCTGCATTTTAA
- a CDS encoding Ada metal-binding domain-containing protein, whose translation MLLHSELGGTRYERAKCLWKLTVDGKIKYAGNKALKIYGSLQCKSGRRMKMTNRVFFADQEEARNAGYRPCGHCMKKDYQQWKLLQR comes from the coding sequence ATGTTGCTTCATTCTGAACTTGGCGGCACGCGCTACGAAAGGGCTAAATGTTTATGGAAACTTACCGTGGACGGTAAAATAAAATATGCAGGTAACAAGGCTCTGAAAATTTACGGAAGTTTGCAATGTAAAAGCGGGCGCAGGATGAAAATGACTAACCGCGTATTTTTTGCCGACCAGGAGGAGGCAAGAAATGCAGGTTACCGGCCATGCGGTCATTGTATGAAGAAAGATTATCAACAATGGAAGCTCTTACAACGTTAA